Proteins encoded in a region of the Pyxidicoccus trucidator genome:
- a CDS encoding RidA family protein gives MTSAKHQPIVSPNLPKPAGPYSPGMQLERLLFISGQGATDPTTGTQAEGIEAQTEQVLRNLERILVAGGSSLQHVLRCGVFVVDMKEFPRMNAVYERVFAGHRPARTTVQVSALPEPGLRVEIDCIAYVP, from the coding sequence GTGACGTCAGCGAAGCACCAGCCCATCGTCTCGCCCAACCTGCCCAAGCCCGCGGGCCCGTACTCGCCCGGCATGCAGTTGGAGCGGCTGCTCTTCATCTCCGGACAGGGCGCCACGGACCCGACCACCGGCACGCAGGCCGAGGGCATTGAAGCGCAGACGGAGCAGGTGCTGCGCAACCTGGAGCGCATCCTCGTGGCCGGCGGCTCCAGCCTCCAGCACGTCCTGCGCTGCGGCGTCTTCGTCGTGGACATGAAGGAGTTCCCCCGGATGAACGCCGTCTACGAGCGAGTCTTCGCCGGCCACCGCCCCGCACGCACCACCGTGCAGGTGTCCGCGCTGCCAGAGCCGGGTCTGCGCGTGGAGATTGACTGCATCGCCTACGTGCCTTGA
- a CDS encoding GNAT family N-acetyltransferase, translating into MQVARKSSPVARYSRTPGSTPGASGLHFDLYSTAEALPDKDWSAVVDAGHVFLQPTYLRALERSRPERMTFFYALFREQGRPVAVASFQCVDFGMDGFGPNLLPEGMAPEEAAGTSFFVRAQLKRVLGRMRVRVLVCGNLFVCGPHGFAHRPELDAERAWSALAEAVDALQAQERNLTFVLVKDLSPEAHGATRALERAGLDKVRVEPTMVLTVRPTWKRFEDYLGDLTTKYRAQARRARRQFEGVERRSLGAADIAALAPRVEELYGAVHQRSRLRPSRVSASYFVHLKEALGEDFDFVGYFEGEELRAFNTRLRAGDELESYYLGLDYAHNERLALYFNAMLDDVEHGILTGAHRIQLGRTSLERKSALGAEPVDLNLFTRHREPLLYPMARSLLSLVQPKWTARHPFKEHA; encoded by the coding sequence ATGCAAGTGGCGAGGAAGTCCTCCCCGGTAGCGAGGTATTCGCGGACCCCCGGCAGCACCCCGGGGGCGAGTGGCCTGCACTTCGACCTGTACTCCACCGCGGAGGCGCTGCCCGACAAGGACTGGAGCGCGGTGGTGGATGCGGGGCACGTCTTCCTCCAGCCCACGTACCTGCGAGCCCTGGAGCGCAGCCGTCCCGAGCGCATGACGTTCTTCTACGCGCTCTTCCGCGAGCAGGGCCGTCCGGTGGCGGTGGCGAGCTTCCAGTGCGTGGACTTCGGCATGGACGGCTTCGGTCCCAACCTGCTGCCGGAGGGCATGGCGCCGGAGGAAGCGGCGGGCACCTCCTTCTTCGTCCGCGCGCAGCTCAAGCGGGTGCTGGGGCGCATGCGGGTGCGCGTCCTGGTGTGCGGCAACCTCTTCGTCTGCGGGCCGCATGGCTTCGCGCACCGGCCGGAGCTGGACGCGGAGCGAGCGTGGTCCGCGCTGGCTGAAGCGGTGGACGCGCTCCAGGCGCAGGAGCGCAACCTGACCTTCGTGCTGGTGAAGGACCTGTCGCCGGAGGCGCATGGGGCCACGCGAGCGCTGGAGCGGGCGGGATTGGACAAGGTGCGGGTGGAGCCGACGATGGTGCTCACGGTGCGTCCGACGTGGAAGCGCTTCGAGGACTACCTCGGGGACCTCACGACGAAGTACCGCGCCCAGGCCCGCCGGGCGCGGCGCCAGTTCGAGGGCGTGGAGCGCAGGAGCCTCGGAGCCGCGGACATCGCCGCGCTCGCGCCCCGGGTGGAGGAGCTGTACGGCGCGGTCCACCAGCGCTCGCGGCTGCGGCCCTCGCGCGTGAGTGCCTCGTACTTCGTTCACTTGAAAGAGGCGCTGGGAGAGGACTTCGACTTCGTCGGCTACTTCGAGGGGGAGGAGCTGCGCGCCTTCAACACGCGCCTTCGCGCGGGCGACGAGCTGGAGAGCTACTACCTGGGCCTGGACTACGCGCACAACGAGCGGCTGGCGCTGTACTTCAACGCGATGCTGGACGACGTGGAGCACGGCATCCTCACGGGGGCCCACCGGATTCAGCTCGGGCGCACGTCGCTGGAGCGCAAGAGCGCGCTCGGCGCCGAGCCGGTGGACCTGAACCTCTTCACGCGCCACCGCGAGCCGCTGCTGTACCCGATGGCGAGGAGCCTGCTGTCGCTCGTGCAGCCGAAGTGGACGGCCCGCCATCCCTTCAAGGAGCACGCATGA
- a CDS encoding prolipoprotein diacylglyceryl transferase, producing the protein MIPYWKPPSIHLGPLTIEPFGIFVALGILLAARLLVRNAERQKLDPTPLADYAMWGVLGGVVVGHLVHLLFYHPEELSKSPFQILKVWDGLSSFGGLLGGILAAVVFFRVRKLRFNDYADSFALGVAPGWAVARLGCFAVHDHPGVPTDFFLAVNFPGGPRHDLGMYDAIALFAISGLLYALRDSEKMKGRLLPLLALLYAICRFFFDTLRATDMSYVDARYFGLTPAQYGCMALVAYGLWGLLRRRAPGASPVPPASSGKTVGAAR; encoded by the coding sequence GTGATTCCCTACTGGAAGCCACCCTCCATCCACCTGGGCCCGCTCACCATCGAGCCCTTCGGCATCTTCGTGGCGCTGGGCATCCTGCTGGCCGCTCGCCTGCTCGTCCGCAATGCGGAGCGCCAGAAGCTGGACCCGACGCCGCTGGCCGACTACGCGATGTGGGGCGTGCTCGGTGGCGTCGTCGTGGGCCACCTGGTGCACCTGCTCTTCTACCACCCGGAGGAGCTGTCCAAGAGCCCGTTCCAGATTTTGAAGGTGTGGGACGGGCTGTCGTCCTTCGGCGGGCTGCTCGGCGGAATCCTGGCGGCGGTGGTGTTCTTCCGGGTGCGCAAGCTGCGCTTCAACGACTACGCGGACTCGTTCGCGCTGGGCGTGGCGCCGGGCTGGGCGGTGGCCCGCCTGGGCTGCTTCGCGGTGCATGACCACCCGGGCGTGCCGACGGACTTCTTCCTCGCCGTGAATTTCCCCGGCGGCCCGCGGCACGATTTGGGCATGTACGACGCCATCGCCCTCTTCGCCATCAGCGGGCTGCTGTACGCGCTGCGCGACTCGGAGAAGATGAAGGGCCGGCTGCTGCCGCTGCTCGCGCTGCTGTACGCCATCTGCCGCTTCTTCTTCGACACGCTGCGCGCCACGGACATGTCCTACGTGGACGCGCGCTACTTCGGGCTCACGCCCGCGCAGTACGGCTGCATGGCGCTGGTGGCGTATGGCCTGTGGGGCCTGCTGCGGCGCCGCGCGCCCGGTGCCTCGCCGGTGCCTCCCGCGTCCTCGGGGAAGACGGTGGGCGCGGCCCGCTAG
- a CDS encoding class I SAM-dependent methyltransferase, translating into MKALAYDAVMAPLGWLGLTAARRKLVRGLTGRVLEVGTGTGLALPGYPETVTSVTAIDVDAEALERARKRRPDAEVVHASVEDLPFPDASFDVVVSSLVFCSVDAPARALTEVFRVLRPGGELRMLEHVRAPSAGLATTQDLLTPAWKRMTGGCRLNRDTHRLVQQAGFDVVRRIQRLQGMSELIIARRPRR; encoded by the coding sequence ATGAAGGCGCTCGCTTATGACGCGGTGATGGCTCCGCTCGGGTGGCTGGGACTCACGGCCGCCCGGAGGAAGCTTGTACGGGGGCTGACGGGACGCGTGCTGGAGGTGGGCACCGGCACCGGGCTCGCGCTGCCGGGCTACCCGGAGACAGTGACGTCCGTCACCGCCATCGACGTGGATGCCGAGGCGCTCGAGCGGGCCCGCAAGCGGCGCCCCGACGCGGAGGTGGTGCACGCCAGCGTGGAGGACCTGCCGTTTCCCGATGCGTCCTTCGACGTGGTGGTGTCCAGCCTCGTGTTCTGCAGTGTGGACGCTCCGGCGCGCGCGCTGACGGAGGTGTTCCGCGTGCTGCGTCCCGGAGGGGAGCTGCGCATGCTGGAGCACGTGCGCGCGCCGTCCGCCGGACTGGCCACCACGCAGGACCTGCTCACCCCCGCGTGGAAGCGGATGACCGGCGGGTGCCGCCTCAACCGGGACACGCACCGCCTGGTGCAACAGGCCGGCTTCGACGTGGTCCGCCGCATCCAGCGGCTCCAGGGCATGAGCGAGCTCATCATCGCCCGCCGGCCTCGGCGCTGA
- a CDS encoding S8 family peptidase, whose translation MKSYLLVPKESIESQARVGPRGTEQGERVLPRTTALRFAVANKAPDTLTSLGLRSATLPGVRPQVSGQQSLKRTKKGAKKQPGTRGGDSSTVPIPGSGVTEQTGAEAGSYRFMPLIGATMAHFYEEGTEKAARGELEQDFEFIPDVVPLSFPGPVSAGQTGPRNRGMSSLAEREWPEECGVPLAHAQGIRGAGVMLGILDTGVDADHPEHFNRVIQFRYVSLFPNSPHNPARDIRGFDPDGHGTHVCGIAAGIHHGVAPEVDLYVASVIESETIRTSLGRVAAGMEWLLHQFSRPENSMRPAVVNLSLGFPLAPPPGISEADYNLNLRALQTMIRRLLDSNVLPVVAAGNSGPDTVGYPAAFPESLAVGAVDFERNVATFSASGAVGRRVVPDVMGYGVNVYSSTERRCNNQAFYERMSGTSMAAPYVAGIAALYRCRAPDLTAVEVRDLILANAVKLARSGTHRTGKGLAVFR comes from the coding sequence ATGAAGTCCTACCTGTTGGTTCCAAAGGAGTCCATCGAGTCTCAGGCGCGCGTGGGGCCGCGCGGCACGGAGCAGGGCGAGCGCGTCCTGCCTCGCACCACGGCGCTGCGCTTCGCCGTGGCGAACAAGGCGCCCGACACGCTCACCTCGCTCGGCCTGCGCTCGGCCACGCTGCCCGGCGTGCGTCCGCAGGTGAGCGGGCAGCAGTCCCTCAAGCGCACGAAGAAGGGCGCGAAGAAGCAGCCCGGCACGCGCGGCGGAGACTCGTCCACCGTGCCCATTCCGGGCTCGGGCGTGACGGAGCAGACGGGCGCCGAGGCGGGCAGCTACCGCTTCATGCCGCTCATCGGCGCCACCATGGCCCACTTCTACGAGGAGGGCACCGAGAAGGCGGCCCGCGGCGAGCTGGAGCAGGACTTCGAGTTCATCCCCGACGTCGTGCCCCTGTCCTTCCCCGGCCCCGTGTCCGCGGGCCAGACGGGCCCGCGCAACCGCGGCATGTCCTCGCTCGCCGAGCGCGAGTGGCCGGAGGAGTGCGGCGTGCCCCTGGCCCACGCCCAGGGCATCCGCGGCGCCGGCGTCATGCTCGGCATCCTCGACACCGGCGTGGACGCCGACCACCCCGAGCACTTCAACCGCGTCATCCAGTTCCGCTACGTGTCGCTGTTCCCCAACTCGCCGCACAACCCGGCCCGAGACATCCGCGGCTTCGACCCGGATGGCCACGGCACGCACGTGTGCGGCATCGCCGCCGGCATCCACCACGGTGTCGCCCCGGAGGTGGACCTCTACGTCGCATCCGTCATCGAATCGGAGACCATCCGCACCAGCCTCGGCCGCGTGGCCGCCGGCATGGAGTGGCTGCTGCACCAGTTCAGCCGCCCGGAAAACTCCATGCGTCCGGCCGTCGTGAATCTGTCGCTCGGCTTCCCGCTTGCTCCTCCGCCTGGAATCTCGGAGGCCGACTACAACCTCAACCTGCGCGCGCTGCAGACGATGATTCGTCGCCTGCTCGACAGCAACGTCCTGCCTGTTGTCGCGGCAGGCAACAGTGGACCCGACACGGTTGGTTATCCAGCCGCCTTTCCGGAGTCCCTGGCGGTTGGCGCAGTCGACTTCGAGCGCAACGTGGCCACTTTCTCCGCCAGCGGAGCGGTGGGTAGGCGTGTTGTCCCCGACGTCATGGGTTACGGTGTAAACGTGTATTCGTCCACAGAGCGTCGCTGCAACAACCAGGCGTTCTACGAGCGAATGAGTGGCACGAGCATGGCTGCGCCTTATGTAGCGGGTATTGCAGCACTGTATCGTTGCCGCGCACCTGACTTGACGGCGGTCGAAGTGAGGGATTTGATCCTGGCCAATGCGGTCAAGCTTGCACGCTCGGGCACGCACCGGACGGGCAAGGGCCTGGCCGTGTTCAGGTGA
- the popD gene encoding PopC secretion inhibitor PopD produces the protein MSRKIGEPGDMYARGSPPLSSNVRPLPGAASSTVGTERQPEWIDVTVMPREAPAAPRARAPARPPPPRSRAEVHQSGLAESARFHQSFMQWLEERHLLGSVRSVSEPGSLPMLHLRCAPRVLDQLRREPEFEAGTMLPLDLI, from the coding sequence ATGAGCAGGAAGATTGGCGAGCCTGGGGACATGTACGCCAGAGGTTCGCCGCCGCTGTCGTCGAACGTGCGTCCGCTACCGGGCGCAGCCAGCTCGACGGTGGGAACGGAGCGCCAGCCCGAGTGGATTGACGTGACGGTGATGCCCAGGGAGGCACCCGCCGCGCCACGCGCGCGCGCGCCCGCACGGCCGCCGCCCCCCCGCTCACGTGCGGAGGTGCACCAGTCCGGCCTGGCCGAAAGCGCGCGCTTCCACCAGAGCTTCATGCAATGGCTCGAGGAGCGGCATCTCCTGGGCTCCGTGCGCTCGGTGAGCGAGCCGGGCTCGTTGCCCATGCTCCACCTGCGCTGCGCGCCACGCGTGCTGGACCAGCTGCGTCGCGAGCCGGAGTTCGAAGCGGGCACGATGCTGCCCCTCGACCTCATCTAG
- a CDS encoding cupin-like domain-containing protein: protein MKPWMPVERIARLSPEALAARTTPVILTSAIQDWPALEKWTPAYFRDACGAQEVWLHRFTRRNALKATLGTYVDGLEGRGPLADGGSELYFAYDASVLGGATRLRDDFDFRPLFPSGMGLPKTGLWMGRRGAHTPLHYDIDALNLHAVLRGRKRFILFPPEDSARLYPSDVFEWTTVFSEVRVARPDLARHPDAARAQGHEAVIGPGEVLLLPPGWWHDVLSLEDSLSLNAWWVTPGLFAGPRLWRENARALLHRLGLHARNRCTCCGHGDLRIHLGWEAEPEHAVPRARAA from the coding sequence ATGAAGCCCTGGATGCCCGTGGAGCGCATCGCGCGACTCTCACCCGAAGCACTCGCCGCGCGAACCACGCCAGTCATCCTCACCAGCGCCATCCAGGACTGGCCCGCGCTGGAGAAGTGGACACCCGCGTACTTCCGCGATGCCTGTGGCGCACAGGAGGTGTGGCTGCACCGCTTCACCCGGCGCAATGCGCTGAAGGCCACGCTGGGAACGTACGTGGACGGGCTGGAGGGCAGGGGCCCGCTCGCGGATGGCGGGTCCGAGCTGTACTTCGCCTACGACGCCTCCGTGCTTGGAGGCGCCACGCGGCTGCGCGACGACTTCGACTTCCGTCCGCTGTTCCCCTCGGGCATGGGCCTGCCGAAGACGGGGCTGTGGATGGGGCGTCGGGGCGCGCATACGCCGCTGCACTACGACATCGACGCGCTCAACCTCCACGCGGTGCTGCGAGGCCGCAAGCGCTTCATCCTCTTCCCGCCCGAGGACTCCGCCCGGCTCTACCCGTCGGACGTCTTCGAGTGGACCACCGTCTTCAGCGAGGTGCGCGTCGCCCGGCCGGACCTCGCGAGGCACCCGGACGCTGCGCGGGCCCAGGGCCACGAAGCCGTCATCGGCCCGGGGGAGGTGCTGCTGCTCCCGCCCGGCTGGTGGCACGACGTGCTGTCGCTGGAGGACTCGCTGTCGCTCAACGCGTGGTGGGTGACGCCGGGGCTGTTCGCGGGTCCGAGGCTGTGGCGCGAGAATGCCCGCGCGCTGCTGCACCGGCTGGGTCTGCATGCGCGGAACCGCTGCACGTGCTGTGGGCACGGGGACCTGCGCATCCACCTGGGGTGGGAAGCAGAGCCCGAGCACGCCGTCCCGCGGGCTCGCGCGGCCTGA
- a CDS encoding VIT domain-containing protein, whose product MFSVDGRQLPLTAVALKAEAQGGIARVTLTQHFLNPYEEPLQVSYQVPLPEDGAVAGYAFRIGERRTVGVVDRLHVARERFEQAVASGRTAALLTQQRTSVFSQELGNVPPGQHVTVELTVDQPLRWLSEGLWEWRFPTVVAPRYPGTQAVDRIDVSVAHRPTSIRATLELVIGDVLAEGRRPESPSHPVRFEPGGARTLARLEEGVPLDRDVVVRWPVATPEPGIHLHRARLKGRLEEAAFGLLTLVPPSVETARLPRDLVFLLDVSGSMRGPPMEHARRVVAALIDTLEERDSLELLAFNDRPLRWRDRPASANVAARHEAVAWVMGLAANGGTEMRSGIREALRPLRPDSQRQVVLVTDGHIGAEGDIVRELIERLPRGTRLHTVGVGAAVNRSLTHSAARAGRGVEVLTGPGEDVERSAARLIAATRAPVLVDVTVEGDAVEDFAPASVTDLMAGAPVLLSLKLRPDGGRLVVKGVTPDGAWERSLLVPPMRAGEGNPALATLYAREKVEDLAMQRSGGAPLHELSPRMEQLGLEYQIATPLTAWVAVSDEPTVNPSVPFRYETVPQALPQGMSAHSLGSAFAPGAWLAGAVPRPTIMVRRMTPPVPGSESPSSPPPGQGPEIGTLRSCSSVPVTPGGLPTGGRAPAKRGQSWSRGGEKEQGPVPLRGRRLASADGLAAVEIQCDTQLWNPEASFEAELVDGTRVRLRVDTAASTHRARVTRGTWVRLRFQPLPRDVVRVRWCFDGVEYVVTL is encoded by the coding sequence ATGTTCTCGGTGGATGGCAGGCAACTGCCGCTCACCGCCGTGGCACTGAAAGCGGAGGCGCAGGGGGGCATTGCCCGCGTCACGCTCACGCAGCACTTCTTGAATCCGTACGAAGAGCCGCTCCAGGTGAGCTACCAGGTACCCCTGCCGGAAGACGGCGCGGTGGCCGGGTACGCGTTCCGCATCGGCGAGCGCCGCACCGTGGGCGTGGTGGACAGGCTCCATGTCGCCCGCGAGCGCTTCGAGCAGGCCGTGGCCTCCGGCAGGACGGCGGCGCTGCTCACCCAGCAGCGCACCAGCGTCTTCTCGCAGGAGCTGGGCAACGTGCCTCCCGGTCAGCACGTCACCGTGGAGCTGACCGTGGACCAGCCACTGCGCTGGCTCTCCGAGGGCCTGTGGGAGTGGCGCTTTCCCACCGTCGTCGCGCCCCGCTACCCGGGCACGCAGGCCGTGGACCGCATCGACGTGAGCGTGGCTCACCGGCCCACGAGCATCCGCGCCACACTCGAGCTGGTCATCGGTGACGTGCTCGCGGAGGGACGCAGGCCCGAGTCTCCCAGCCACCCGGTGCGCTTCGAGCCTGGCGGAGCGAGGACCTTGGCCCGGCTGGAAGAGGGTGTGCCACTGGACCGGGATGTCGTGGTGCGTTGGCCCGTCGCCACTCCGGAGCCGGGCATCCACCTGCATCGTGCCCGGTTGAAGGGACGGCTGGAGGAAGCCGCGTTCGGGCTGCTCACGCTGGTGCCTCCCTCGGTGGAGACGGCGCGGCTGCCTCGGGACCTCGTCTTCCTCCTGGACGTGAGCGGCTCCATGCGCGGGCCGCCGATGGAGCACGCCCGGCGGGTCGTCGCGGCGCTCATCGACACGCTGGAGGAGCGCGACTCGCTGGAGTTGCTGGCGTTCAACGACAGGCCCCTGCGCTGGCGGGACAGGCCCGCGTCCGCGAATGTGGCCGCCCGTCACGAGGCGGTGGCCTGGGTGATGGGACTGGCCGCGAACGGTGGTACCGAGATGCGCTCCGGCATCCGCGAGGCCCTCCGTCCGCTGCGCCCTGACAGTCAGCGCCAGGTGGTGCTCGTCACCGACGGGCACATCGGCGCCGAGGGGGACATCGTCCGGGAGCTCATCGAGCGCCTCCCGCGTGGGACTCGCCTGCACACGGTGGGTGTGGGGGCGGCGGTGAATCGCTCCCTCACCCACTCCGCCGCGCGCGCCGGTCGGGGAGTGGAAGTCCTCACCGGCCCGGGTGAAGACGTCGAGCGGAGCGCCGCCCGGCTCATCGCCGCGACCCGGGCACCGGTGCTGGTGGACGTGACGGTGGAAGGCGACGCCGTCGAGGACTTCGCGCCCGCGTCGGTGACGGACCTGATGGCCGGCGCTCCGGTCCTCCTGTCCCTGAAGCTCCGGCCGGACGGCGGACGACTTGTCGTGAAGGGCGTCACTCCGGACGGAGCCTGGGAGCGGAGTCTCCTCGTCCCTCCGATGCGTGCGGGAGAGGGGAACCCCGCCCTCGCGACGCTCTACGCACGGGAGAAGGTGGAGGACCTCGCCATGCAGCGCTCGGGTGGAGCGCCACTCCATGAGTTGAGCCCCCGAATGGAGCAGCTCGGCCTGGAGTATCAAATCGCCACGCCGCTGACGGCCTGGGTCGCCGTGAGCGATGAGCCGACCGTAAACCCCTCGGTGCCCTTCCGGTACGAGACGGTGCCCCAGGCGCTCCCACAGGGCATGTCCGCGCACAGCCTGGGGAGCGCCTTTGCTCCAGGTGCGTGGCTTGCCGGGGCGGTGCCACGGCCCACCATCATGGTGCGGCGGATGACCCCTCCCGTCCCAGGGAGCGAGTCTCCCTCCAGCCCTCCTCCGGGACAGGGACCGGAGATAGGAACGCTCAGGTCATGCAGCAGCGTGCCCGTGACACCGGGTGGACTGCCGACAGGGGGACGCGCTCCGGCGAAGCGCGGGCAGTCCTGGTCCCGAGGAGGCGAGAAGGAGCAGGGGCCCGTGCCGCTGCGCGGACGTCGGCTGGCCTCCGCAGATGGGCTCGCCGCCGTGGAGATTCAGTGCGACACCCAGCTCTGGAATCCCGAGGCCTCCTTCGAGGCGGAGCTCGTCGACGGCACCCGCGTCAGGCTGCGCGTGGACACGGCGGCGAGCACGCACAGGGCTCGCGTCACGCGGGGCACCTGGGTGCGGCTCCGCTTCCAGCCGCTCCCCCGTGACGTGGTCCGCGTGCGCTGGTGCTTCGACGGCGTGGAGTACGTCGTGACGCTGTAG
- a CDS encoding TVP38/TMEM64 family protein yields MKRHLPGLLMVLGLAATLLMLRPLATGALPALDTVRASGVQGTVLFCLTYSVATLLLLPTTPFTVVAGALYGPWGGGALLLLLSLGVDLVAFFGARFARGPFERMRDRFPGLARLDEALGKGGFGAVCLLRLSPLAPYGVLNYALGLTRVSPAAFLAGTAVGSLPATVLFLVLGHGAAGMVEGGGGSLGLWATVALTVVSAVGLTAWAKRRLAAPVVASEVAA; encoded by the coding sequence TTGAAGCGCCACCTGCCCGGACTGCTGATGGTGCTGGGACTGGCGGCGACGCTGCTCATGCTGCGTCCGCTCGCCACGGGAGCGTTGCCGGCGCTCGACACGGTGCGCGCCTCGGGCGTGCAGGGCACGGTGCTCTTCTGTCTCACATACAGCGTGGCCACGCTGTTGCTGCTGCCCACCACGCCATTCACGGTGGTTGCGGGGGCGCTGTATGGCCCATGGGGCGGAGGCGCACTGCTGTTGCTGCTCAGCCTCGGCGTGGACCTGGTGGCCTTCTTTGGCGCCCGCTTCGCGAGAGGTCCCTTCGAGCGCATGCGCGACCGCTTCCCGGGGCTGGCACGGCTCGACGAGGCGCTGGGGAAGGGCGGCTTCGGCGCGGTGTGCCTCCTGCGCCTGTCACCGCTGGCGCCCTACGGAGTGCTCAACTACGCGCTGGGGCTCACGCGGGTGAGTCCGGCCGCGTTCCTCGCGGGCACCGCGGTGGGAAGCCTGCCGGCGACGGTCCTCTTCCTCGTACTGGGACACGGAGCGGCGGGAATGGTCGAGGGTGGAGGCGGCTCGCTCGGACTGTGGGCGACGGTGGCGCTGACGGTGGTGAGCGCCGTGGGGCTCACCGCGTGGGCGAAGCGCCGGCTCGCGGCGCCGGTGGTTGCGAGCGAGGTGGCGGCATGA
- a CDS encoding sigma-70 family RNA polymerase sigma factor, which produces MESPGHSAVAEAAREHERFLWGLCYRMTGVAADADDLVQETYARALATPPERKESLRPWLTRVAVNLARDHLRRRRREGYVGPWLPSPLETGDASTEASPGLDMPPGVEARLPGGGSTEGRYELLESVSYAFLLALEVLAPKQRAVLLLRDVFDYSVREVAEALNMSEVNVKVVHHRARSAMAEYDRARCIPTKELQERTRVALEGFMSALLTGDVAAAEALLSSDVRAVSDGGGQVRAAQVPLVGVKRVLTFLQRLVELRGAPEAVEVQMLNGLPALVAVFAAAEDPMLASRAVVRVELGEDGRIAHVHSVLPDRKLSRLRLPSPA; this is translated from the coding sequence ATGGAGAGCCCGGGACACAGCGCGGTGGCGGAAGCGGCGCGAGAGCACGAGCGCTTCCTCTGGGGCCTCTGCTACCGGATGACGGGCGTGGCGGCGGACGCCGACGACCTGGTGCAGGAGACGTACGCGCGAGCCCTGGCCACGCCACCGGAGCGGAAGGAGTCGCTGCGTCCCTGGCTGACCCGGGTGGCGGTGAACCTGGCGAGGGACCACCTGCGCCGCCGCCGTCGCGAGGGCTACGTGGGGCCCTGGTTGCCGTCCCCGCTCGAGACGGGGGACGCGTCGACGGAGGCGTCACCGGGCCTGGACATGCCCCCGGGAGTGGAGGCGAGGCTGCCAGGAGGCGGCTCGACGGAGGGCCGGTACGAATTGCTGGAGAGCGTCTCCTACGCCTTCCTCCTGGCGCTGGAGGTGCTGGCGCCGAAGCAGCGCGCGGTGCTGCTGCTGCGCGACGTGTTCGACTACTCGGTGCGCGAGGTGGCCGAGGCGCTGAACATGAGCGAAGTGAATGTGAAGGTGGTGCACCACCGAGCCCGCTCCGCGATGGCGGAGTACGACCGCGCGCGCTGCATCCCCACGAAGGAGCTGCAGGAGCGCACCCGCGTGGCGCTGGAGGGCTTCATGTCCGCGCTGCTGACGGGCGACGTGGCGGCGGCGGAGGCGCTGCTGTCTTCCGACGTGCGCGCGGTGTCGGACGGTGGCGGCCAGGTGCGGGCGGCGCAGGTGCCGTTGGTGGGGGTGAAGCGGGTGCTCACGTTCCTCCAGAGACTCGTGGAGCTGCGAGGCGCGCCAGAGGCGGTGGAGGTGCAGATGCTCAACGGCCTGCCAGCGCTGGTGGCCGTGTTCGCGGCTGCGGAGGACCCGATGCTGGCCTCGCGTGCGGTGGTGCGGGTGGAGCTGGGCGAGGACGGGCGCATTGCCCACGTCCACTCGGTGCTCCCGGACCGGAAGCTCTCGCGCCTGCGCCTCCCGTCGCCCGCGTGA